One genomic segment of [Phormidium] sp. ETS-05 includes these proteins:
- a CDS encoding prohibitin family protein: MKRVSTIDHTKTIAGLAAAGFGAIAILILASTLKPFVIINAGERGVVMKFGKVQNTILDEGIHGIMPIVTTVKPITVRVQKNNLAAQAASKDLQQVSIDVALNWSVDKERVNEIFQRIGDEEQILSRIINPAVAEVVKAATAQKNAEEIITKRTELKQAIDNQLKERLSPYGVLIEDTSLENVGFSEEFSKAIEAKQIAEQEAKRAQFIALKAEQEAQAEINWAKGKAEAQRLLRQNLTPEILQQQAIEKWNGQFPTVMGGNGSLPLINISPPTQAGR, encoded by the coding sequence ATGAAAAGAGTAAGTACAATTGACCACACCAAAACCATTGCTGGACTAGCCGCTGCGGGTTTTGGCGCGATCGCGATTTTGATATTAGCCAGCACATTAAAGCCGTTTGTCATCATCAATGCAGGCGAGCGAGGAGTAGTAATGAAATTTGGCAAAGTTCAGAATACCATCCTCGATGAAGGCATTCATGGCATCATGCCCATTGTCACCACCGTAAAACCCATCACCGTGCGGGTGCAAAAGAACAATTTAGCTGCTCAAGCCGCTTCTAAAGACTTGCAACAAGTTTCCATAGATGTGGCTCTCAACTGGTCAGTTGACAAAGAGAGAGTCAATGAAATATTCCAGCGCATCGGTGATGAAGAGCAAATTTTAAGTCGCATTATCAATCCGGCGGTTGCCGAGGTGGTTAAAGCTGCTACTGCTCAGAAAAATGCCGAAGAAATTATTACCAAACGCACGGAATTAAAGCAAGCTATTGACAATCAATTGAAAGAGCGCTTATCTCCCTACGGCGTATTAATAGAAGATACATCCTTAGAAAATGTGGGGTTTTCCGAGGAATTCTCTAAAGCGATTGAAGCTAAACAAATAGCAGAGCAGGAAGCCAAACGGGCGCAATTTATTGCCCTAAAAGCCGAGCAAGAAGCCCAGGCAGAAATCAACTGGGCTAAAGGCAAAGCGGAAGCCCAAAGGCTGCTGCGGCAAAACCTCACCCCAGAAATTCTCCAGCAGCAAGCGATTGAAAAATGGAATGGGCAATTCCCCACGGTTATGGGGGGTAATGGGTCACTACCACTGATTAACATTTCCCCCCCGACACAGGCAGGTCGATAG
- the cheB gene encoding chemotaxis-specific protein-glutamate methyltransferase CheB codes for MNKKLIRVLIVEDSPVATIILKRILDAPPEIEVVGAAKSGIEGLEMIPRVQPDVICTDLHMPRMGGLEFTSEVMARFPKPILVISSSVQPEDTHNVFKLLDAGAVDVFPKPRAGITGNGYEILKQELLAKIRILAGVSVFTMRRKTKTLPPISPVAGTGDEVGGTGMRSLRPPASEQRSPSPNPSPGRTSPGSGNEVVSPLRRANVPPQEYGAKPGSMSLGRASGARGAGATGLPLGNQDPTKAKKTPLPSAPRLPTTSFKILTIGASTGGPQALQGILSQLPANFPVPIVCIQHISEGFLQGLVDWLNSECSLEVKIAPLAEKPQPGYVYFPPEGKHLEFDTGGRFVYSSAPPCAGHRPSVTVTFNAIAARYGAEAMAVLLTGMGRDGADGMLSISEAGGLTIAQDEASCVVFGMPKEAIALGAAKYILPINDIPPLVINKLLSKM; via the coding sequence ATGAATAAAAAGCTGATTCGGGTTCTGATTGTGGAAGATTCACCGGTGGCAACAATCATCCTGAAAAGGATTTTGGACGCACCACCAGAGATAGAAGTAGTAGGGGCTGCTAAAAGTGGTATTGAAGGCTTGGAAATGATTCCCAGGGTGCAGCCGGATGTGATTTGTACGGATTTGCATATGCCGAGAATGGGGGGTTTGGAATTTACCTCGGAGGTAATGGCTCGGTTTCCTAAGCCCATTCTCGTGATTAGTTCTTCGGTGCAGCCAGAGGATACTCACAATGTCTTTAAGCTGCTTGATGCGGGGGCGGTGGATGTGTTTCCGAAACCCCGAGCGGGAATTACTGGAAATGGTTACGAGATTCTCAAGCAGGAACTACTGGCAAAAATTCGCATACTGGCGGGGGTTTCGGTGTTTACGATGCGGCGCAAAACAAAAACATTGCCGCCGATATCTCCGGTTGCGGGAACGGGGGATGAAGTTGGGGGGACGGGAATGCGATCGCTCCGTCCCCCCGCCTCGGAGCAGCGGAGTCCGTCGCCAAACCCGTCACCGGGGCGAACCTCCCCTGGGAGTGGGAATGAGGTGGTGTCGCCGTTGCGCCGAGCTAATGTGCCACCGCAAGAATATGGGGCAAAACCGGGTAGTATGTCACTGGGGCGAGCTTCCGGCGCAAGGGGGGCGGGGGCCACAGGTTTGCCCCTGGGGAATCAAGATCCTACGAAAGCAAAAAAAACGCCCCTCCCTTCGGCACCGAGGTTGCCTACTACGAGTTTTAAAATTTTGACGATCGGTGCTTCTACGGGAGGCCCCCAAGCCCTGCAAGGGATTCTCTCCCAGTTACCTGCCAACTTTCCCGTGCCTATCGTGTGCATTCAGCATATCAGCGAGGGGTTTTTGCAGGGATTGGTGGATTGGTTAAATTCCGAATGTTCCCTGGAGGTGAAAATCGCACCTTTGGCAGAAAAGCCCCAACCAGGGTATGTTTATTTTCCGCCGGAGGGCAAGCATTTGGAGTTTGACACGGGTGGTCGGTTTGTTTATTCTTCGGCGCCTCCTTGTGCGGGTCATCGTCCGTCGGTGACGGTGACGTTTAACGCGATCGCGGCTCGCTACGGTGCAGAGGCGATGGCGGTATTGCTCACGGGGATGGGTCGAGATGGCGCCGATGGCATGCTCTCTATCTCTGAAGCAGGCGGGCTGACGATCGCTCAGGATGAGGCTAGTTGTGTGGTTTTTGGGATGCCCAAGGAAGCGATCGCTCTCGGTGCTGCCAAATACATCCTCCCCATCAACGATATCCCCCCCCTAGTCATCAACAAACTGTTGAGCAAAATGTGA